In Cataglyphis hispanica isolate Lineage 1 chromosome 19, ULB_Chis1_1.0, whole genome shotgun sequence, the genomic window TCTGTTCCAGTATCACAAAAGAGtctataattgatattaaggCCATAGTAAAGTCTGTACAATCAAAAATTGAGTCATGTTCACAAGCAGATGTAGAAGTTCATATAGAAGAAGTGTTTGTGATAAGTGCTGCCAAGCCACAGCTTCCTTTACAGATAGAAGACGCCGCAAGACCTATTGGCGAAGCAGACGAGACGGCGTTAAATATTCGAGTGAATCAAGATACCAGACTGGATAACAGAGTGTTAGATCTGCGTACTCCAGCTAATCAGGCGATTTTCAGGGTAGAAGCTGGAGTTTGTAAACTCTTTAGGGACATTCTGACGAAAAAAGTGAGTGTGAATAATGATGCTCAGTTTgatcaagaaattttatttaaatttatgatcaagaaattttgtttaaatttatgatcaagaaattttgtttaaatttatcctTTTCAGGGCTTTGTCGAGATACATACTCCTAAAATCATTTCTGCAGCCAGTGAGGGTGGAGCAAATGTGTTTACAgtgtcttattttaaaaataatgcttaTCTAGCTCAATCGCCGCAATTATACAAGCAAATGGCTATTGCTGCTGATTTTGATAAAGTTTTTACTGTTGGAGCAGGTATATTGTATTgaatagaaataagaaattaaatatatatatatatatatatatatatatatatatatatatatatatatataataagaatttaaaatcgtTGATAACTGCTAAAAATGTTGTGATTAGTTTTCAGAGCGGAAGATTCCAATACGCACAGACATTTGACAGAATTTGTAGGCCTTGATCTGGAAATGGCCTTTAAATATCACTACCACGAAGTGGTAGACACTATAGGACAAATGTTCACTGAGCTCTTTAAAGGTTTACGTGAGAtgttagtaatatatatttatgcctattacttttttattcttcatatgtatataaatagttttaattaattcgttaatttttcaatagctACGCAGATGATATAGCAGCAGTCAATCAACAGTATCCTGTGGAAccttttaaatttcttgaacCAGCTTTGAAATTAGAGTTTTCGGAAGCGATCGAATTGTTAGCGGAAGCAGGCGTTACTCTTGGGGAAGAGGATGATCTGTCAACACCAGACGAAAAACTCTTAGGAAAACTCGTTAAACTTAAAGTAagatgttgaaaaatttcaaactaaCAGAGCTCGatacaattaaaacaataaatttttaacgagatgttttgaacaatttataaatatgacaatttttatgcattttttacttttaatatcataaatatattattttcagtatGATacggatttttatattttggacAAATATCCTCTTGCTGTGAGGCCGTTTTATACGATGCCAGATCCAAACAATCCTGTAAAGTATTTTATGATGATCTAATCGtgcaatattctcttttttttatataattatcttatgttATAGAAAGCGTCTAACTCGTATGACATGTTTATGCGAGGCGAAGAGATTATATCTGGTGCACAACGTATCCATGATCCAGATTTTCTAACTGAACGAGCTAAACATCATGAAATCGGTGAGTAAACCAGTTCGCATaaggattttttattaatatgctgTGAACATTACGTAAATACATCTGAATTAAaccaaattaaaattgaaacatttctGTAAATGTGTCACTTAAATGAAGAATGCCCCATCATGCATACTTTGTTATTCTTTAatcagaaattatttgattaataataaaattctttatttcagATATCGAAAAAATCAAGTCATACATCGACGCCTTCAGATACGGATGTCCGCCGCATGCTGGCGGCGGTATTGGCATGGAACGCGTTGTGATGTTGTATCTTGGCTTGGATAACATACGTAAAGTATCTATGTTCCCGCGTGACCCTAAACGACTTACtccttgaaattaaaatatcaatatttcgaCTGACATTGTTATGTATTCGAAAATAGAATCTTATATCTtgaatacatgtattttataaatgataaacatTTAACATACCTCTTTATTTActtctgtatatattatatatatcatagagataaattaaaatttatttatttttttgatcacattattaaaaaagtttaatcaattatgataCATTCAAAAATCCTACCTTAGAAGTAGCATttattgaccaatcaggacaaatCTATACTCttttctgattggtcaatccaTTGTTATCTTACTCTCCGGATAGTATTTTCGAACGCACCGCATTGCGATGGAGAAGCGGTAACACTGCAATGTGCCTATAATATAACCTCTATTAAAAGTCACAGaatatgacaaaattataatatacatttacaagAACAAGTAATAGTGTCAGTGACAGTACTGTCAATAATTAGTATATAACAGTTAAAAATGGTgagtataacatatatatatatattatcacatatttcattaaataatcgtatattatttatgctttatttaatacataaaatttattttttcaggcACGAAATGCGGAAAAGGCtatgtaagtatatttttataggtttaatttaattaattgataatatttctctgttaatcataattacatatataagtaatcAATTGTATTC contains:
- the LOC126856709 gene encoding aspartate--tRNA ligase, cytoplasmic isoform X1 gives rise to the protein MAEDKPVESPPTSNEISKKALKKQQKEMQKAAKKAERKDQTQSQQESTEEAKDVSVGKYGQMNMIQSKEKFEDRKFTAIKDLNKNLENEMVWLRGRLHTSRAKGKQCFIVLRQQSYTVQGLAAVNEKISKQMIKFISNITKESIIDIKAIVKSVQSKIESCSQADVEVHIEEVFVISAAKPQLPLQIEDAARPIGEADETALNIRVNQDTRLDNRVLDLRTPANQAIFRVEAGVCKLFRDILTKKGFVEIHTPKIISAASEGGANVFTVSYFKNNAYLAQSPQLYKQMAIAADFDKVFTVGAVFRAEDSNTHRHLTEFVGLDLEMAFKYHYHEVVDTIGQMFTELFKGLREIYADDIAAVNQQYPVEPFKFLEPALKLEFSEAIELLAEAGVTLGEEDDLSTPDEKLLGKLVKLKYDTDFYILDKYPLAVRPFYTMPDPNNPKASNSYDMFMRGEEIISGAQRIHDPDFLTERAKHHEIDIEKIKSYIDAFRYGCPPHAGGGIGMERVVMLYLGLDNIRKVSMFPRDPKRLTP
- the LOC126856709 gene encoding aspartate--tRNA ligase, cytoplasmic isoform X2, whose translation is MAEDKPVESPPTSNEISKKALKKQQKEMQKAAKKAERKDQTSQQESTEEAKDVSVGKYGQMNMIQSKEKFEDRKFTAIKDLNKNLENEMVWLRGRLHTSRAKGKQCFIVLRQQSYTVQGLAAVNEKISKQMIKFISNITKESIIDIKAIVKSVQSKIESCSQADVEVHIEEVFVISAAKPQLPLQIEDAARPIGEADETALNIRVNQDTRLDNRVLDLRTPANQAIFRVEAGVCKLFRDILTKKGFVEIHTPKIISAASEGGANVFTVSYFKNNAYLAQSPQLYKQMAIAADFDKVFTVGAVFRAEDSNTHRHLTEFVGLDLEMAFKYHYHEVVDTIGQMFTELFKGLREIYADDIAAVNQQYPVEPFKFLEPALKLEFSEAIELLAEAGVTLGEEDDLSTPDEKLLGKLVKLKYDTDFYILDKYPLAVRPFYTMPDPNNPKASNSYDMFMRGEEIISGAQRIHDPDFLTERAKHHEIDIEKIKSYIDAFRYGCPPHAGGGIGMERVVMLYLGLDNIRKVSMFPRDPKRLTP